The stretch of DNA TGCGTTTCGTCGACCCGGCCTTCAGCGCCTTCATGCTGTCGCGGCAGCTGGAGGCATGGGGCGATGGCGAGTGGTCGTTCCGCATCGCCTACGACTGGCGCGACCTGGACGAGATCTCGCCCAACCTGCCGCTGGCGCTGGTGGCCTCGGAAGACCAGAACTTCGCCGAGCACTTCGGCTTCGACATGAAGGCGATAGAGAAGGCGCGCAAGAACAATGCCCGTGGCCGCAAGGTCCGCGGTGGCAGCACCATCAGCCAGCAGACCGCCAAGAACCTGTTCCTGTGGAGCGGACGCAGTTACGTGCGCAAGGGCATCGAGGCCTGGTACACCCTGCTGATCGAGGCGCTGTGGCCCAAGCACCGCATCATCGAGGTCTACGCCAACATCGCCGAGTTCGGTGATGGCGTGTATGGGGCGCAGGCGGCGGCGCGGACCTACTTCCGCAAGGATGCCAGCCAGCTGGCGCCGTCCGAGGCGGCGCGCATGGCGGCGGTGCTGCCAAGCCCGCGACGCTACAGCGTGGTCAAGCCCGGCCCGTACGTGCAGCGCCGCTCGCAGGCGATCCAGCGGCAGATGCGCTACATCGGCGGGACCGAGTACCTCAAGCGCCTGGACTGACGCTGTCACCCGAAGCCCGGGGGTTCGCCTTACTATTCGCGGCATGAGCGAACGCCTGACCATCGTCATTGCCGCCTTCAACGAGGCCGACAACCTGCCGTTGCTGCATCCGCGCATCGCCGCGGTGCTCGATTCGCTCGCGCATGATCCTGCCGGGAATGATCTCGACGCGCAGGTGCTGTACGTCGACGATGGCAGCAGCGACGACACCTGGCGGGTCATGCAGCAGCTGGCCGCCTCCGATCGCCGCGTCGCCGTGCTGCGCCTGTCGCGCAATTTCGGCAAGGAGCTGGCGCTGACGGCCGGCCTCGACCGCGTCGAGGAGGGCGGGGCGCTGATCCTCGATGCAGATGGCCAGGACCCGCCGGAGCTGATCCCGCAGTTCGTCGCCAAATGGCGCGAGGGCTATGACGACGTCCACGGCACGCGCCTGGAGCGCGAAGGTGAAGGCTGGATCAAGCGCAGCACCGCCCACGCCTTCTATCGCGTGATCGGCCGTCTGTCGCGCACGCCCATCCCCGCCGACACCGGCGACTTCCGCCTGCTGTCGCCGCGGGCGCTGGCGGCGTTGCAGCAACTGCGCGAGCGCCACCGCTTCATGAAGGGGCTGTTCGGCTGGGTCGGCTTCAACAGTGTCGCCATCCCGTACCACCGTGCGCCGCGCGCGGCCGGGCACAGCAAGTTCAACTTCTGGCGGCTGTGGAACCTGGCGCTGGAAGGCATCACCAGCTTCTCGACCGCGCCGCTGCGACTGGCCACCTACCTGGGCCTGCTGACCGCGCTCACAGCGTTCGTCTACGGCACGGCGGTCATCCTGAAGGCGCTGTTCTGGGGCGACCCGGTGGCCGGCTGGCCGACGATGATGTCGGTGATCCTGTTCCTGGGCGGCGTCCAGCTGATCGCGCTGGGCGTGATCGGTGAATACCTGGGCCGCCTCTATGACGAATCCAAGCAGCGGCCGCTGTACCTCGTCGACACCTGGCAGCCGGCGGCAGGAGTATCCTCGGGGCAAGCCCCGCTTGCGGAAGGAGACGGCCATGCGCACCGTACGACAACTGCTAGAAGCCAAAGCGCCTGAGATCTTCGCGATCGGCCCGGACGCGCCGGTAATCGAGGCGATCCGGCTGATGGCCGAGAAGCGGATCGGTGCCGTGCTGGTGATCGAAGGCGGGCACCTGGTAGGCATCCTTTCCGAGCGCGACTACGCACGCAAGATCGTCCTGCAAGGGCGCTCTTCGGCCGACACGCCGGTGCGCACGATCATGACCAGCCAGGTGCTGACGGTCTCGCTGTCCGACACCGCCGAGCACTGCATGCAGATGGTCACCGACCGCCGCATCCGCCACCTGCCGGTGCTGCACAACGGTGAGGTGCTGGGCGTGGTCTCGATCGGCGACCTGGTCAAGGCGGTGATCGAGGACCAGCAGATCGAACTGGACCAGTTGCAGCGGTACATAGCCAGTTGAGTCCGCGCCAGCTGCGCTATTTCGCGTAGCGCCCACCGCAACCCGAGTCCTCGCCAGGACCTGTTTCCAGCGTCGCCAGCAGTGCTGCCGGCGGCGTGATCGTGGCCAGGGTCAACGCGATCGCGCCACGCAGGCCGACCTTGACCAGGTCCGGGTGCACCTTGGGTTGCCTGAAGCTGCCGTCGACCTTCAATGGCGTGCGGAACGCGAGCAGGCTGCGGTCCTTCGGCCGTGGCCGGATGGTCAGGTCGAGCTGCTCCTTGCCCAGGTCGATCGTGCCCGAGCCGAGCAGGATGGTGTCGGTGGTGTCGAAGGCGAACGAGCGCGCGCTCATCACGCCGTCGTCGACGGCGAAATCGGCGAAGCCGCAGCGCACCGGGATCAGGCGATCGCCGGAGAGCTTGAACTTGATCATCTCGGCCAGGTCGATGCCGGCCATCTCCATCAGCAGGTTGCTGATCTTGCCGCGGCCCATGCCGAGCAGCACCGTGCCGTCGCTGCTGCCGAGCATGCGCGCGACCGAATTGCCGTTGCCGGCGATGTTGATCTTGCCGCCGATCTTGCCGATCGCGTTCTGCGCCAGTTTCACTTCCGGAAGCAGCTTGGCCAGGTTGAGCCCCGCGGCATCGATGTCGGCGCGGGTGGTGATGGTGTTGGTGCGCGCGTCCATGCGGATGTTGGAACGGATGTCACCGTCGGCGACGCCGAAGTTGAGCGGCTGCATGCGCAGCAGCCCGCCTTCGAGGAGCAGGTGCGCGTCCATGTCGTCCAGCGGCAGGCGCGGTGCGTTGATGTGCGATGCGCGCAGGCGCACGTCGGCATCCATCGCGCGCAGCTTGTCGAGCTCGTAGGGCTTGTCGGGAATCAGGCGCGGGCTGGCCTCGCGAGCAGCGGCTTTCGCCTCCTGCTCGGGATTGGCCGTCTCGCCACGGCCGGCCTGCGGCGTGCCGCCGACGAAACCGGCGAGGTCATCGAAGTCCAGGCGCTGCGAACGCAGGTCGGCGCGCAGGTAGGGGCGCTTGCCACCGGTCTCGACGCTAGCGTCGCCACGCATGTCGCTGTCGCCGATGCGGCCGGTGAAGTCGCGGTAATGCCAGATATTGGCCTCGCGGCTGAACTGGCCATCGAGCGAATAGGGTGGGGTCTGCGGGATGGCCAGCCCGAGCAGCGGGTAGAGGTCGGCCATGTCGCGTCCCGACAAGGCCATGCGCAGGTTGAAGCCGCGCAGGCGCAGGGGATCGAGCAGCGTGCCGCGCGCATGGGCATGGGTGGCGCCGGCCGATGCGCGCACATCGATGCGGTAGGGCGCATCGCGATCGCGCAGCAGCAACGGCGAAGCGGCGTTGCCGCGCAGGCGGAACTCGCTGCCGCGCCATTGTCCGCCGCCGACGACGGCGACGGGCGCCATCGGGGTGTTGTCGGGCGAGGCGTAGCTGCTGACGCCGATGCGGATGTCGGTGCGCTTGGGCCGGTCGAGGAAGCGCAATTGCCCCTGCTCGATATTGACCCGACGGAACTGCATCTCGGTTTCGCCCGGTTCGCCAAATATCCAGTTGCCGGCGCCGCCCTTCGGGTCGGTTTCCAGCAGCAGGCGCGGACGATCGAGGGTGATCTGCGGCAACAGCACCTGGCCGCGCAGCAGCGGCCGCAGCGCGATGTCCAACTCGGCACGACGGGCGTCGGCCATGATCGGCTGGCGCGACCACGGCGCGTTGGCGAAGCTCACCGATTCGGCGCTGATGCGCGGCGTCCAGCCCAGGTCGACATCGAGATTGCCGCGGATATGGAATTCGCGTCCGGTGCGGGCTTGCACCTGCCGTTCGATCGGGCCGCGGAACCAGTTCCAGTCCCAGATCGCGATAAGCACCACGATGACCAGAGCGAGCACTGCAAGCGCCGTCCACAGCGGATGGCGTAGCGGCCAGGGTCGCGCGACATCGGCGCGGGCCGCGTCGTTGCGATCGGGCGTTTGGGGCACGCAGTTCGCTCCGGCATGGACTCACCCCACCTTCGATGGGGGCTGGTCAAGCGGGAGTGAATACGCTGTGAGCAGTTCAGCCAGGCATCATCTGGCCGGGCGAGACGACCTGCGCCATCACGGCGACGTAATGGCAGACGCTGCCGGCGACCACGAACAGGTGCCAGATCGCGTGCGAATAGGGCAATGAAGGCCGGTGATAAAACACGGTGCCCAATGTGTAGAACAGCCCGCCGGCGAACAGCCAGCCGATGGTCCAGCCATCGAGCGCGCCGAGCAGCGGTTCGATCGCGACGACCACCAGCCAGCCCATGGCGATGTAGATGCCGGTCGACAACAGCTTGAACCGGCCGGTGTAGAACAGCTTGAACACCACGCCGGCCAGCGCCAGCACCCAGATCGCGGCGAACAGGCTCCAGCCCCACGGACCGCGCAGGCCGATCAGCGTGAACGGCGTGTAGGTGCCGGCGATCAGCAGGTAGATCGCGCAGTGGTCGAACACCTTCAGCCGCGCCTTGGCGACCGGATGCTGGATCGCGTGATACAGCGTCGAGGCCAGATAGAGCAGCAACAGGCTGATGCCGAAGACGATCGCACCGGCGAGTTGCCAACCGTCGCCGAACAACGCGGCGAGGGTGATGAGCACTGCTCCACCGGCAAGTGCGGCAGTGGCGCCGAGCCCGTGGGTCAGCGCGCTGTAGAACTCTTCGCGCAGCGAATTGCCGCCACGCGTGGCGGGAGCGGAGCCGTCTTCGACAGAGCGTGCAGTAGGCATGGCCTCAGCATCCTAGCGCAGGTTGGAGCAAATGCTCGGGAGCCGGCGGGCGCGGCGTGACCGGGTATGCAAACGGCGGTCCCGGCCGCGGCCACGCGGGCCGTGGTTGCCACTATCATGCGGCAACGCCCGGACCTCTCCGCATGATCATTTCCCACCAGCACC from Lysobacter arenosi encodes:
- a CDS encoding CBS domain-containing protein, with the protein product MRTVRQLLEAKAPEIFAIGPDAPVIEAIRLMAEKRIGAVLVIEGGHLVGILSERDYARKIVLQGRSSADTPVRTIMTSQVLTVSLSDTAEHCMQMVTDRRIRHLPVLHNGEVLGVVSIGDLVKAVIEDQQIELDQLQRYIAS
- the trhA gene encoding PAQR family membrane homeostasis protein TrhA, yielding MPTARSVEDGSAPATRGGNSLREEFYSALTHGLGATAALAGGAVLITLAALFGDGWQLAGAIVFGISLLLLYLASTLYHAIQHPVAKARLKVFDHCAIYLLIAGTYTPFTLIGLRGPWGWSLFAAIWVLALAGVVFKLFYTGRFKLLSTGIYIAMGWLVVVAIEPLLGALDGWTIGWLFAGGLFYTLGTVFYHRPSLPYSHAIWHLFVVAGSVCHYVAVMAQVVSPGQMMPG
- a CDS encoding AsmA family protein, which encodes MPQTPDRNDAARADVARPWPLRHPLWTALAVLALVIVVLIAIWDWNWFRGPIERQVQARTGREFHIRGNLDVDLGWTPRISAESVSFANAPWSRQPIMADARRAELDIALRPLLRGQVLLPQITLDRPRLLLETDPKGGAGNWIFGEPGETEMQFRRVNIEQGQLRFLDRPKRTDIRIGVSSYASPDNTPMAPVAVVGGGQWRGSEFRLRGNAASPLLLRDRDAPYRIDVRASAGATHAHARGTLLDPLRLRGFNLRMALSGRDMADLYPLLGLAIPQTPPYSLDGQFSREANIWHYRDFTGRIGDSDMRGDASVETGGKRPYLRADLRSQRLDFDDLAGFVGGTPQAGRGETANPEQEAKAAAREASPRLIPDKPYELDKLRAMDADVRLRASHINAPRLPLDDMDAHLLLEGGLLRMQPLNFGVADGDIRSNIRMDARTNTITTRADIDAAGLNLAKLLPEVKLAQNAIGKIGGKINIAGNGNSVARMLGSSDGTVLLGMGRGKISNLLMEMAGIDLAEMIKFKLSGDRLIPVRCGFADFAVDDGVMSARSFAFDTTDTILLGSGTIDLGKEQLDLTIRPRPKDRSLLAFRTPLKVDGSFRQPKVHPDLVKVGLRGAIALTLATITPPAALLATLETGPGEDSGCGGRYAK
- the mtgA gene encoding monofunctional biosynthetic peptidoglycan transglycosylase produces the protein MTGTGEAVANAAQNVAVPARRRRRWLRWLLALPLLMLVASVAQVAALRFVDPAFSAFMLSRQLEAWGDGEWSFRIAYDWRDLDEISPNLPLALVASEDQNFAEHFGFDMKAIEKARKNNARGRKVRGGSTISQQTAKNLFLWSGRSYVRKGIEAWYTLLIEALWPKHRIIEVYANIAEFGDGVYGAQAAARTYFRKDASQLAPSEAARMAAVLPSPRRYSVVKPGPYVQRRSQAIQRQMRYIGGTEYLKRLD
- a CDS encoding glycosyltransferase family 2 protein, with the protein product MSERLTIVIAAFNEADNLPLLHPRIAAVLDSLAHDPAGNDLDAQVLYVDDGSSDDTWRVMQQLAASDRRVAVLRLSRNFGKELALTAGLDRVEEGGALILDADGQDPPELIPQFVAKWREGYDDVHGTRLEREGEGWIKRSTAHAFYRVIGRLSRTPIPADTGDFRLLSPRALAALQQLRERHRFMKGLFGWVGFNSVAIPYHRAPRAAGHSKFNFWRLWNLALEGITSFSTAPLRLATYLGLLTALTAFVYGTAVILKALFWGDPVAGWPTMMSVILFLGGVQLIALGVIGEYLGRLYDESKQRPLYLVDTWQPAAGVSSGQAPLAEGDGHAHRTTTARSQSA